The genomic region CATTATTCAGCTATGCTTACTGTAGAAGCACAAGCTAGTAGATTTGTAAGGTGGCGTAAACAAAGCTCTGGTTACCTGGGTGATGCCTGCCTGACTACAGTGGACATCTGAGACTGCTGCAGTGTATTTGAGACATTGTCTGCTGAGTATAATGCAATGGGGGAGTTATACTGTGCAGAAAGAGCTGCCTTGGACCCAGCCGACAGGGTGCCAGGCATCTGAGGAGCTACATTTCCCTTCAGCATCTGGGATGTAGTATCACTGGAGTTGTGTAAGGTCAGTGTATAATAACCAGGTGGACCAAACCAGGAAGCAATCAAATCAATAAGGCCACACAGAGGACACAGAAAAGGACAAACACAGAAAAGAATGGAAGAGGTATAGTTAGAGATGTACATAGAGCTTCAGTATATATACTATGCTGCAGCTTTATTAGCTGaatgaatgcataaatgtaaaaacgtACAAATTCTGCTGTTATCAAATGACCATATTTGACTACATGTAGGGTGCTTTTGTCTAATGACCTCTTTTGGCTTGCAGATATGAAGGGCTTTGGTCTGACATTAAACTTGTGTTCGAAGTAATCAATGTCCTGTAAGACATAAGAGCGAAGATGTGAATAGACAGTTAGAGGTGAAAGATAAAGGAGCAGAAGTCCTCCAAGATCCAACTCTGCAGGCCCAAATGTGAACATTTGTTCTGCTATAATATACTAGTATGAAAGTATTAGATAAGGTGATGCCCTTTCTTATCTCTAAAAGAACCTAATTAACTTCTTTGCATCATAATTCTCTATCCAAATGCTTATATTTGGGCTGCAGGAAGACCTGTGTGGACTTCTGGAGGATCAGAGTGTGTTAGTGGTAAATGGGCAGCCGGTCTACAGCAAGCAGAGAGAAGTGTCTTAGTCCATAGGGTTGGGGTGATCCATGTTGGCACTCACCCCTCAGGCTTTTCATGCACCAGACCCCGGATCTGTCCTTGCAGGGCGTCCTGGATGTTATCTGAAGAGTAGAGGCCTATGGGAGTGTTGTAGGTGGAGCTCACCACCTGTGTTTTGTCATCCAGACTGGCGGCAGCCACAAAGGGCTGTGCTCTTCTGTTATGACCTGTGCCAATAGGTTTATACTCCTGCATGTGTAGGACAGATGGACATACTACATACTCAAAGCCCACACAAACACCACATTCTGATATGTCCTTTAGATTCCTAATATACTCATTTAAATTTTTTCgaatttattatattgtttttcaagcggtcacatttttcttttctttttttctttattacatcacttgctcactaatggatcctttgcaaagaatgggtgccgtcagaatgggagttcaaacagctaaaaaaacaacacaataatccacacgactccagtcaattaacatttttaactataaaccattgcttccaacttaaatacaagtaattttttcataatattggttccgggggggggggggggggggctatttttatttttttatcagctgtttgaactctaattctgatggcacccattcactgcagaggatttagGAAATTTTAATTTCTAGGTGAACTTTTCTTATACAAGgacaaatcaaacaaaaaataacagCTTAGCACAGTTTATGAAAGGATACCCAAAAATGcaaatcatcatttattcaccctcacatGGTCCCAGATGTATATGACttattttcttctgtgaaacacaaactaaattttttgttagaaaaataaTCCATCAATCAATCTTATATAATTCTGGCAGTTGGGATGACGCTTTAAAAAGCAATCAAAATGAACACAACGGTAATCCATACGATGAATTAATATTTTCTGAAGCGATATGGAAGGTGAGAAAAATACCAATATTTTAAACTTTGTAAGATATAAACCATTACTTCCAGCCAACTATCATGCAAAGGTTGATGAGTTCATGCATGGCACAGGCATCATCTTGTTGTGATGCGTGATGTAAATGCATTGTGAAACCTACAAGAAGTGATACAGAAGGACAGTCACTTCTCGCACCAGTTTCACAATGCGCTTAAATCAATATTAGTATGAATATTCTATTATTGATGTATGgctgtattaaattatattagaatgatgatGTAAGAGCTTCACATTTGTATTTTTCTCATACACACCTCTCATTTTGTTAGCAATGGATTTTTAGGAGATTTAGGAGTTTTTTTCGGAGATGGAGtgtttttctaaaaatatctgttTGTGTtccatgaggatgagtaaatgatgagaggatTTCTATTTATgggtggaatatccctttaataTGCCTCATGCACTCttgtgtttcttaaaaaaaaataaaaataaaaaaatcttgctgGATATTATAAgcagataaaaaaattaaataaggaatggtgcatttgtttttcttttccattACACACTTACTTGCTTCTCTGCCTCCAAATTGATTTTGAATGGGTTCACTTTCCCCTCTTCTATAACCTGAGGTGACCACATCTTTGTTTCTGGCCTGCAACACATTTAATGCACACAGTTAGACACGAGGTACTCGCCTCCtatgaaatcataaaaaaaaagatcaaagtgCACTGGGGGGTGGGGGAATGGGTCATTACTGTGCACCAGGGCCATGACCGCTTCTAGATAGTAAAGTAACTTCAACAGACTGGCATGTACAAGCCAGATGGTTTATGGGTGAAACTTAATCACAGAGAAAAGACACATTCATCATAGTCGTAAATAAGGCTCTGTGGGTATTGATAGACACTTTCATAGCAAGCGGTAAAGACAAATTCTTTTGGAACTCCATCTTACGGTCCTCCCTCTGGCTGCAACTTTAAAAGGAGGTGAGAGAACCTGATATAAAGTTTGTTGAAAGATGATTAAGGCTGTTTGCAACACTATCCTTTAATGAGAAAAGCTCATGGTACCTCTCTATCTTGAGGAAAAGCTGATTGGTGGAGTCTTTGATCTTGTTCTGAGCTTCAGCGTGAGTCATACCATCAGTGGACGCTCCCTGGATAGCCAGGATGATGTCTCCTGGACACAAGTTGACCCGAGATGCCTTGCTGCCTGGTGTCACCTGAAAACAAGAACCAGACTTGATGCTTTTTTGTCACatctattaatttctttataaattCATAACAAAGGCATGCGCACACAATGACTTGAATGATGTTTGTCATTTCGGTCAtacaaatctattttttttttctgtatatggtatttgaaataaaagtgaagtactaatatatatatatatatatatatatatatatatttatatataaaatctaaacttaaaatttaaatggcaacttactgaaaaaagtttaagctgaagtactaaaattactaaaactaactgaataaagatttatttaaagtaaatagaaatgacaaaagcgcataatttctaatgttaaaataaaaattacaactgagactataaaataaaagcaaaacgtttttttgtatgtatttaagCTGTAAAtatatgtctttctttttttaaatgatggttTTACTACATGATGTTTTAGAGTCTTGAAGCTTTTCttaaaaatagcataaaaagGTTCAAAACCGTAAGAACCcaacataaatacaaataaaaccttTCTTGTACCATTTAATGACACTTACAGACTGTTCAAACAGAAACCATTTTGCTTGAAATTACTCCTCCAAATTACTCACTGTACTCTTTACCAGTAAAGTACACTTTACTTTGAATTTCACTATGCTgcttttccatgttttttttttcagcactcaCGTTAAAAGTTGTTCAAAATGTGATccaagtctctttggataaaagtggtAAATATGCTTTAGCTTCTAACAAAGTTTTGAATGAAAATAATTGGTTTCTTAGAAGCCTTCATTAAAAGTCACTACAAGTTTTCAGCAAACTATAGAGTAGTTTAGACATAAACGGAAAGTGACAGGGGTAGAAACAATCTGTTGACCCACTGTGGTTTAGAAGTGAGCTAAAAATAGCAAGCCATGGATGTGTCAATCGAGGCCGGGTATCACCCTCCAGGGGAGTCAGGCCTATTGGTGGTTGATGATCTGACTGCTCTGGCATCCACCCTGCCGGCCGGTGTTTCTCTCCCCATCAACCTCTCTTTCATTAATGGAGTCTGACATCATCCCTTATTCCTCTCATCAGTGCCATGCTCATTTTCTTAGGAATTCTCCTCATTCCCCTGGTCATTTATCTCATCACCTCATCCTGTGCGCAGGCCTCGTTCTACCTGTCTCCTGACTCAGCTGCTCTGATACTGTATATCCCAACATCGctgaccttcttagttaagtCTGCCTCTCGAGAAGGGAAGATTTATACCAGGTCACGTCTCAACAGCTATTTAAGACCAGAGGGTTTTAGTTTTCCACCATCAGTGTTTAATGTCATTAAGATTGGTGATGTTTTATTCCGAACGCATAATTTATTGACTGATGAAGCTAGCAGCTCTGTTTCCTGTCAAATAACAGTCACTCTGTAATATCTCATTtcctgtaactttttttttttttgctttgtgtaCATGACAAAACAATTAGCTTTGTCCTCCCATATCATCTAGGGAAATTATATCACAATATACATCTTATTCCTAGTCCATAtttaagtcaacaaacaacaactATTTATTTGCCCTGTAGACATGCATTATGAGGATGTCTGCAGAAATGAAGGGTTACTGCAAAGAAAGAAGCATCCAAATGTCTCAGAATGGACAGTATATAAATGAGATTTTTCCCTTGACACTGCTTAAGGAAATGAGAGATGTGTTTGGCTCAACAACAAAGACGCTCTCTTTAATAGATGGAAACAAAGGGAACTATGAACTGAGAGTGACTAGTATAAACAGGCACATGAATATAACAATTCGGTTTTTGTAAGCTTTGTAGCACCTATGCAGAAAAATCCCCAAGGTGACACACAAACCCAAAAGAGAAGCATGTAAGGGCACGCTGAACATTAGACATTATGTTTGGAGCAACATCAGACAGAATAAATTAAAGGATGGTTAACCTAGGTTAAGATTCattcacccttgtgtcattccaaacatgtatggtTTCCTGGGAAAAtgtatattctgaagaatgttttaatggttttgtccatacagtgaaagtcaatggggtccaaaacaacattagaCCTCACTGGCTTTTAatacacactcttaaaaataaaggttctttattggcatctgtaGTTCCATGATAaaccatccatggaaccttttagtgcacaaaacattattttttatgatggAAAAAGGTTTTTTAGATGATTAAAAtagttcttcacactaagaaaaaaatgtaactgaAAGGATTTGTGGagaaccaacatttttttttccatgactTTGCTGCAAAAAACTCTTTGCTTTTTGAACCTTTattttcaaagtatcttcttttttgtttcaCACAAGAAACAACACAAAGGTGAGTAAATTTGAATTGTTAGGTATGCAGGGTGAGTGCACCTACACAAAAaccgacataagggtgagtaaatgatgacagaattgtaatttttgggagAAGTGACTAAATGGCCAACCATGAACTATCCCTATGATGCCTTTGAGCAAAAAGCACTAAACCAGGCTAAATCGACCATCCctgtaataaatgatttgttaaagcTTTCTGCTCAATGACTGGATTTAGAAATATAAcggtcatttacatttttaattcaacAGTATAATTTAGACGGTCTGTGCTGGCATGCCCACATCAATGGAGGCTAATGTTACTGGAATAAGAACATCAGGGCTCATAGTATGAGAAAAGAGCCACCTTGCTGGCATCAATATGTGTATGATTACAGACAGCGGTTTTACAAAGAAACCGCACACATTCTTTATTAGTCATCAGTATTTCTCTGCTTAAAGATGCAATATATTTAGCTTTCAGGATCTGGCAATGGCAAACACCAAAATAAGAAACATGCTCATTCTAATCCATTTAAATTATGTTTgagtgggttttattgtttttgtttgaaatCAAATCCAATGGATTTAACTTGGATACCGCAGGGAAGTCATTAGCTAGGAATGTTAAATAAACCTGgttggtttatttaaaaaaatgacatcaTTCTGCTCAGCTGAGCCTTCACGTCTAGTCCACCTGGAAGTTTGTTTCCCTATTGTGACCAAATCCAGTGCTGtaccaaaaaatatatacttttcagACATGTCTATTGGCAATACCATGATATTCTTTGAAGTACATTGGACTACCATGGTATAAATCACTTTACTATGGTAGCACCACATTTTTATTCTCCCACTGTTCTGGTTCCAATCAGGGTGTATGGGAAGTTTCATTTTTACGATGACCTGTCCGTTCTCTGCTACGTTTTTATTTTCCACAATTTATGGCAAATGTCAGAACTGCCTTTTCACTAAGAATGTACTTGAATGTCACGATCAAAGAGCTGCTGTTGATGAGACTGAGCTACTAATCATTCCGCTACATTCCACACATCAGAATGCAGCGCTTCCTGTGAAAAGCTGTTCAGACACAAGCCTGATGAGATACAGAAGTCTTTATGTAGCTGTTCTGTAGATGCAATACATAGAATTTCCTACAGTCAATCTCCCAACAGTGTTCTTATAGAGACACAGAAGAAGTTGGACAGGCAGTATGTTTCTTTCCATATAAGTGAAATAGTTTTAGTCAGGTGGAGCCTTTGGGCCTTCTTAGCCTTCACCAAAACACATAAACGGTGCAGTTGCTGAGCGTAAATCTAGCATGCCAATCTGCCTTTTTATTCAGTTCAGAATAACTGTATCTATGAAATGGAGCACTTTCCTCACCTTCAGATGaccgttttatatatttatgaacaATCTGAGTGGATATGAGGTCTGAGATTGTGCTGGAATAATTGCTTAAATTAGAGATTGTCCAATTCATCTCACACATGTCACTGAGCGCCCATTTAACCTTTGACCTCTTGTGTTACCACAAATGTTCAGACTTCATCGGCTGTTTAAAATACTTTTGGAATAAGAGCTTTGCGATTCATTCAGACAACAGGTGTAGAGATCCCCTCTGGAGCCAGGCATTAGActaacctctgtgtgtgtgtgtgtgtgtgtgtgtgtgtgtgtgtgtgtgtgtgtgtgtgtgtgtgtgtgtgtgtgtgtgtgtgtgtgtgtgtgtgtgtgtgtgtgtgtgtgtgtgtgtgtgtgtgtgtgtgtgtgtgtgtgtgtgtgtttgacttttTGTTAACATGTTAGTTACTGGAAGAGAAAATACACTTCATGTAATATACACTTTTAGGTACAGCTGCATTGCGGTAAGATTTTTGAcgttttgaaagaagtatcttatgctcaccaaggctacttTGCTTGATCGAATATACAATAAAAgctgtaatattctgaaatataatttGATACAATTTGAAACCGATTTCTGATgtctatttcagtatattttaaaaagtagtgtattcctgtgatggtaaatcgggattttcagcatcattactccagtcttcagtgtcaaatgaggaaaattcctgtatgctgatttgatgctcaaaaatatttctttttttattcttataaaaaaacaaattataataaataaaaataaaacacattttaaatgtcttttacttGATACATATAATACATCCTtgcttgaataaaagtattaatttcctaaaATGCACTACTAGAGTAAATCCCAAAGACATCAAGATAAAAACTGGGTCATTATAACTAACATAGAAAGTCTCTATTGGGAAATGATTCCATGACAACCACAGATGTTGTGGATCTAAAAATATTTCTCTGAAATCTTTCTCACTGTACTCCTCAGTTAGTCTAAAGTGAGGTCCTGggaatgtgctttttttttttgatccacCCACTGGTTTCTCATGCCCCCGGCAGTGTTACCCAGCACATCAAAAGCATCATTATCTCTGAGTGGAATGTGTGAAGCAGCAGACTTTAGCCAAAGGCTTTCGCTTACCCGACTTATGGTCAGCGGCTGGTTAAAATCTTTGCCTCCTGAAAGCCGAAATCCCCAAGGGGCTGGCCCGTCCAGCACCACGTTCTGTGGCATATCTGTCTCGTTTTGTTTCTTAAAGTTGAACTTGCTTCCTCAGTAAAGTCTCCTCTTTTTTGGCGAGAGATGTACAGTAAGAAAAGAATAATCAGCTCTGTCTCTCCTACCCTGGACGAATGGCTCACCCAGCCACGATTGGAAGCCAGTGCTCGTCTCTGCGTCCCTTTTAAGCATGCAAGTGGGGTTaggagagtgagtgaatgaaggAAAGATGATGCCAGGATGCCACACCTCTTGTGAGGTCACAGGGTAGAATGAGAAACTGAGGGTTCAAACTCTCTCCCCACCTCTTTCAGATCCAAACCTTGCACCCTTTACAATTAATCTTCTTTTCCAAGAAGTCTTAGCGGTTTGATAGCTAAAATCATCCACCAGTGACTCTCTTCGCTGTGTCATCACCCAGTCTGCTATCTAGACTTTTCTGTCCTTACTGCCGGCAGACACCTGTGCCTGACTGAGAGGAGTATATATAGGCTACTTCATCATGAAATTAAGGCTGAGCGTTAAGTCAGAGCCTTTGCTGCTGATGAGCAGATTACAAACTATTTACAGAGCACAATAACAAAACGATATGTCATATTTTCATATCAACACAGCATGCATTGCTCTTTTAAACATCTCCTCTCGGGAATGTAAACATATTCAATAACACAACCACATAAGGGAACAATGAAAACTGCTTGGATTTAATTTCAAGTGATAATTCTCTTACTTtaccaccaccacacacacacacacacacacacacacacaaaaaaagttatctAGCCTAGTGTCTTGATGTCATGAAGTGGCTTCAAAAACCATTTCGGACACATAAATCatgcttaaaaatgtatgaatgtcattgcattagttggtttaaaacaccaaacatTCTCCGAACTAACGTATCTTTTCTGAGCCATTTTTGCAATGACTTTTGCAGTGACCTCAAGGGATATTTTTAGCGCATGTACaaagttcacacaggtgtcctaACAGACTAGCACAGGTGCAGTTCATCACATTAACTATCTAATGACATCTGACAAAACAAACGTCTGTTAGAGACGTTTCACGTTCACACAACGTGTGAGGTTCACACAAAATGCCTTCTTGCGTTCCACTGTGCTTCTTTTCAGTGGTTTTCCACGTTATCATGGAAACATAATGTAGCCTATTACCattggcggctccagacaatttcaATTGGGGGGGCtttggggggtcctggtcatttcaaggggggtctcttgaaaaccaacaaaaaatacagtggcaccggcaaataactgcatattactgcatcgaaaatacattttggtccaaaaatagcaaaaactacgactttattcagcattgtcttctcttccgtgtctgttgtgagcgagttcaaaacaaagcagtttgtgatatccggttaaTCCggataatccacaaatgacttaagctgttaacttttttaacgtggctgacactccctctgaacagggccatgcagagacttttggaggggcaggtgctcaaagtataaaaggggtacatggaacaaggctttaaatggcgctgttcaaaatatcaatagagcaatatattgtgatgcattccttgctgatttgcgtatcgatatggatgattatgtattgatacagcagcaaatgctttgatgcagttttgaaaaagaaacaatagagaagacaattttaagtttaaaataataatagctctgggattagaaactgaaatgtcttaaattgtcccaacctgatggctttttcttctctgttctacagaataattaagaacagcggttatagtaaaaactatagaaaacacttgtgcctctttctcaccagcctctgtctcctggcttgctgttccctgctctctttctgtcacttgtgcctctacatgtccttctttttcttcctctatctccatctcttcATCTGATCTaatactttccactctctgtccatctaggaacaaggctcaatttactatttcagcattaatctattattttaaccatcactactactcttgcacctaatcaataagtccaccttaaatattgatacaaaacataaaaaaactgatacactggaatatagttattaatattattattactgatgtagttgtctaaaattgagcacctttgcaatgtaaacaaatgacaagcTACATTTGtcattcatatccttcacactgcactttgatgtcaggtatattatgctttttttttttattgacattgatatttttacatttatttccagagagatatttttgagtttacaggctaaagtggtcttgctgttgtaaacactgttgctattgtagaaaaaaaaatatttgcttcacatttaaaatataattatattttaattcatttctgaattgtttttatttttataatgataattcagagaatgagaaaatttgaataagccttaccagttttgtgataattatttttaggcACTCtaggtgttaaaaaataaataagtactgtaatataataaaagtttagtcaaataacataaaaaagacccctcgatgcctgtgaaacttttctcgctcaaacagcacgctagcgttacttctacactacaggccacacacagcaatataaacaacatatctgcatgttctcacatcacatcgttcttgtaaaataataataagtaaataaacatcaaaatcacttcgctgagaatgaaacaccacttaccagctgccacgaTGAAacatagacggtttcatcgggcgcacgcgcctggacctaagttaacttccggtctgtgttgtgtatatcggtctggctgcagtgccttctacaaacgcagttaaagtcaaggtgatgagtagactgaagttgggctcaggtggttgtgctgctggatgtgtttcccatacatttatttatttttggagactcgccacaattttaaaactgatcgattttcaaaaaggcttcgttgaataaacatgagtaacgttatgtactgcacgtttaataataataattccttacatttatatgtttaaatatcaaaacgaggcacaggtgtttttatatcgatgtatttctgaaggaagacttgcgtgttatatgcctgataaagcagcgtgtgagcgtaccagctctgctttgtttacagctgttactggggaaacctctatttctcacgctttatgtctatgctttaaaacatctcttgctggcaaagaatgaatttgcattttcataaaGTCCtcctgatccacgcggcaaacatattttgtttgttatcaaaaaatatctactctagagggacttggctgttgttattgattctatttggaagtctaccggaagttaagttaggtccacaaaagctcACATGCCAAGtaagtttgtttatgttgttgccgttgaaaccggtCGTCgttgtcaggtgaaaggtcatcatgttggtcattttatttacggctaaattattattaataaattttactaatattatgattgggcgtgggcaggcattcacaaaagagcACTTAAGAGGCAAAGGAGCAGatgctcaagtgaaccggttctttcggacaattcgatcaaataaaccagttgaaaaaaaaaacggttcaccagttcttgatgtaatgtcattggcgatgactgcccttgattcaagccttcggtttacccgcgtttataacattagcacagaataagttcagaatcaatcatcaaaagaatcagttcggttcagacgctctgtgtgtcggtctgcttcacgctgaatcaccaTCAGcgcctcggttctcgaatcagacgcgtccgacag from Carassius carassius chromosome 29, fCarCar2.1, whole genome shotgun sequence harbors:
- the pdlim3b gene encoding PDZ and LIM domain protein 3b isoform X1, translated to MPQNVVLDGPAPWGFRLSGGKDFNQPLTISRVTPGSKASRVNLCPGDIILAIQGASTDGMTHAEAQNKIKDSTNQLFLKIERPETKMWSPQVIEEGKVNPFKINLEAEKQDIDYFEHKFNVRPKPFISASQKSDTTSQMLKGNVAPQMPGTLSAGSKAALSAQYNSPIALYSADNVSNTLQQSQMSTVVRQASPSPKPLTSLEDSHVYRMLQDNQEQPHEPRQSGSFKALQDYVESDGTRPMVTRSVKAPVTKPQAATTSLQKLPLCDKCGTGIVGPVVKARDKYRHPACFVCSDCGLNLKQKGYFFVEGQMYCEAHARMRMTPPEGHDLVTVYPTA
- the pdlim3b gene encoding PDZ and LIM domain protein 3b isoform X2, with amino-acid sequence MPQNVVLDGPAPWGFRLSGGKDFNQPLTISRVTPGSKASRVNLCPGDIILAIQGASTDGMTHAEAQNKIKDSTNQLFLKIERPETKMWSPQVIEEGKVNPFKINLEAEKQEYKPIGTGHNRRAQPFVAAASLDDKTQVVSSTYNTPIGLYSSDNIQDALQGQIRGLVHEKPEGPKPLTSLEDSHVYRMLQDNQEQPHEPRQSGSFKALQDYVESDGTRPMVTRSVKAPVTKPQAATTSLQKLPLCDKCGTGIVGPVVKARDKYRHPACFVCSDCGLNLKQKGYFFVEGQMYCEAHARMRMTPPEGHDLVTVYPTA